A stretch of DNA from Anopheles ziemanni chromosome 3, idAnoZiCoDA_A2_x.2, whole genome shotgun sequence:
ttcgttccttGCTGGAAATGACAAACATGTCTTCTGGAATGTCAGCTTAGGCTAAACATGCGCCTGGAGTGGGCGCTTTGTTTTCCTGGGGGATGGGACGGTTAAGGTCTGCCGAAAGGGAAAGTGTAGCGTTTATACGCAGCCGAACCGACGTTGACCATTGTCCCATTGTCCGGCAGGTCGCAGCCGGAACTAGAAGAGGACACCGgtcggaatggaatggaatcgaCAATGTGACATGCGTTTTTCGACGACTTTGGTGGTTCGggccggggggaaaaaaacataattggGAGCGTACAGGATCTGTGGCGTGAGGGTTGGGAGTTTGGTTGGAGTCCGTCGGAAAACGTGCGTGTCTGGGTGCGTGCGCACGATTGTAGACAAGTGATAATGAGCGTCGGACTTGGAGGGAAAGAAATTAACTACTTTCATGCTCGGAAACACAGTAATATTAACATAATGTTTATGCTGTTGTATGTTAAAACCTTCTACTGCTTGTGAAATGTGGGAACATAGTAAGTATgataaagttaaataaatgATAAAGTTTATGAGTGAAATTCAATTGTTGTTATACATTTAAAGTTgatgttaaatattttattactgTTTCTCGGAAAGAAACCGTACATTCATTTTGGTAAAACAATCATTCTAAACTTTGCTATGAGCTTTTCGAACAGTGTTTTAAGCAAAATATCACAGAATATTGTTGTTAAATGACCAAGATTTTCAGTTTCTGATTTTAATATTACTTAaccaaataattttcatttatttttcttttctgtttcatttattttcctcttcatatgatatgtgCTTTCCTATTTTTTGATTATATTTAAGCCTTACTttgcaattttaaaattatttgttttcttattaaGTCTTCCCCTCGGGCGTATAATTTTTCTCCGATCATTAATCAGAGACCTGATTTTTACCTTTTCCTGATGATAGTTGTGGCCGTTTGGGGGGAACATCATCTGCAGCTCATTAAGACATTGAAATGATTTCAATAAATTCTCACCCTTCGAGGTGCGGGCGCATGGCTTCGGCGTGGCCCAAACCCAAATTTCTCCCCGCTTATTAATGCCCATCAAAACGCGATTTGGCCACGGATTGGAGCCACCCGTCAATTATGAGCGAAAACGATGCAAAGGTTGCCCGACGCAGATTCGGACCACTGctttggagggaaaaaaaaagaaatggtaaaGAAGATGAGCTTCACGAGAGCTGATGGGTTCGAGCGGGGCAAATGAGGAACATGGAGGCGGCTGGCTcgtgaacgaaaacgaaaatccCGGCACGAGCGTGCTGCATTCCAGCGGGAAAAACGAACACCGAGCACGCCGGATGCACGTCACGTTCTGGCACACATTTTCGTCGTCGCCGCAACGACGACGGTTATGATTTGCTACCGTTAGCGCAATGGTGTGCGGCTTACCCACATGCCcaaaatcgatcgatccggGCTTCGGTTGGAGGGATCCGGCCAGCCAACCAACCCGGTTGGAGTTGGAGTACGCGCTTTGCATACGAAATCCGCAAACCGATCGGGGGAGGGAGGGCGTTTTCGCCCCATAAACACCTGGGTGGACACGATGCCGGACAGGGTTCGCCCAGCTGGTCCGTTGGCCGCGGACAATTTTGGACTCGACCGACCCCTACCGCCGGGTTCGGATTCTCCGGCGTGGTCCCGGACGGATTGTCGGAATCGCATAAATAGCATCGTAATAGCAAATTAAACCATCAGTAGCCAGCGTTAGCTAATTCGACCAGCAAGTGCGTTCCTCGCCACTAGAGCCCTCTTTCGAGCAAACTCAAACTtacctaaaaaaaaaccaacctctTTCGCCGACAAGATGGCCGTCAAGCGTTGTTTCCTAGTTGCCGCTCTGGCCGTGGTCGCCTTCGGTGCGGTCGCGTATGCCGACTCCAAGGAGGAAACCGAGCTGATCGGAGTGATCAACGAGATCGACAGCGAGTCCCGGTTCCCGCTGTTCGGAGGGCTCGCCGTCGAGCGGTCGGCCGACTACGAGGTCCGCGCCTTCGGAGCCCGCTCCAACGAGGATCTGGCTGAGCGTGCCGTGCGCTACCTCGCCTCGCATACGCTCAAGTTCAGCGTCCCCACCGAGGAGAACACCGTCGAAGGTGAGACCCATGGAGTGCTTCTGGTGACTgtttgttggtgtgtgtgtgtgtgctagtGCAAAGTTCTTGATATCTTTAGTGCAACGTAGGGGGAACGTCATAGACAAAGCTCAAACCAGAAGCCTGAGGATGACACAAAGGATGTGTCTCTGTTTGATTCCAGAGCAAGTTTGACGATCTTAACAGTGTATGAATATTTAGAATTCAACAGTTATTGAGGTCTTGGAAACGATTTCACCTGGACGATGGAGTGATCCATTCGAAAACAAGTCAAGTGAATTCTGAAACAAACTGAACTTCTTAGTAACATCGGTTCAACAAAAGAATAATTGATAGTGAAGAGTTGTTAAGTGATGTTCATAGTTGAGGAATAGGAATCGCGAGTAGatctttagttttgtttttttttttgatgaaacataTTTGATGTAACAACCTGACTAAGTCCTCTTTCACCAAGGCATACGGTCAATGGCAACAGGATTGCATCATTCGCCAATCCCCAACATATGAGAAGAAAGTGTACAAATTATGAGTTTCTCTTAAGACTCATCAGTCAATTCCTGCCTTGCGGACATAACCTATGATGCAAAATCTCCAAACCCCCACAAAACCAAGGTATCCCCAAAACCCAAACCTTTCTTAATCCAAAGCCGCGCTATATGAGTCTGAGGGGATAGAAATTAGCCGGGCGAAACCGATTTGCGTCATCTTACCTGCTGGCCGAGGGTATCCCCTTTTCTTTGCGGCGCAGATTTTCTTCCCCTTCGGCCCAAGGCCGCACTGCTGACTCAATCGTAACCGGGCGTAACCGTCCGCCTGCTCCAGTTAGATGTCTCCAGTAGCAATGCACGACCCTCGGCTGCTGACGTGGTGTTTTATAAAGGAGAAAGCATCTCTCGGGACAACAATTCACTTTCGATGGAATCTCACGATCGAAGTTTCGTCTTCCCAGGACCAGCTCGTCCCAGGGTCGTAGTTGGGAAAGTAGTTCGGGATTCCCAttggtttttctctttttcctccATCTCTCGGTGGGGTTCAAGGCTGTGCGGTAGTGCAACAACTGCCCACTTCCTGCCGCCACGGTTCGTAACAGTGGCCTTCGATAGAATatgtagaagaaaaaactttCACTTCTTCTGGGGGAAAACGTCTTACCGGTCGGGATGCCCTTTCTCGAGCATCTTCCAATGGCGAGACGCCCGGGCTCAAGGTGAAACCGATTAGAATAGGTCATCGACTTCGGACGCTGGAGGGAAAACTGGTTCTGGTGCGCTAGAACGAGTGAAATCGGCCATGCTCCAGAGGGCACCTTGGGGTCGAAAGAGAAAGTTTTTAATCGCCCCGAGAAGCGATGCGAACGAAGAATAAAGATCTTTTGGAAGGTGAGACTAGATTAGATTACAATCGCTCGAAACAGATGGAAAAGTGTAGCTTTTTTGGAGATAATTACTGCAATAGAACAATGTGGAGGTTAAATTGCTTTTTATTTGCACAGTGGTACAATTGGAGGAATTTCTAAAGGACCTAGAATTTAATTTGGTTAAAAGAATTGAGTAAAATATTTCGTTTGATGTCGAGAGAAAAGAATCTGTTAAAAAAGATAAGCTTGCAGGTAaaacataaacttttccaagGTGTTCCAACCAGCAATGGCCCCAATATCAGGTATCGCAGGTTGGCAGGAAattgatgggaatgaccaaaAACGGGCTTCAAAAAACGTGCCACTTGAAAAAGATCGCCGCTTGCTGGTAGATTAATGAATTTCTCGTTAAAGTAATTGCATTTTATCTCCATCTCGCTTCCTCTGGCTCACACTCGGTGTATGTCCGTGTGCATGTAGTGCACCGTTCGTCCCGCATTCCACCAGTTCTCACCCTCCCCGTCTACGCCGGGGCGAATGCAATCGGGTGTGGTGTAAATGTCCTCCGCGGGTTGCACCTTCCGTGCGCGCTTTTCCAGGACACTTCGGGCGTGCCTCGAAATACCTGTCGCGCTACCACCTTTTGGGGGAGGTGAGGTATGGGAGGGGAGTGGAGTGAGGACGCGCGGGAGAGAAACTTTCACTCGACACCGGATCCGGCTTTCGAAAATTCTCCAAAATATTGTAACCGGCACAACCGGCGCGCCCGTGCGCATACAACACGTCGTCGTGCGTAATAACAatgccaacaacaacaacaagagtTCCACAAGGAGGGTTGAAGgaagtaaaaaagaaagaaaaaacaaatggaagagAAGCAGAAAACAACGAGGAGGACCACAACATGTGGGGAACAGTATCATCGAAGGAACTCGCCGCCGCCCCACAcaccaaaaaaagggaaagtcgCTCCAAAGACACACTTCCTTCGGAATTATGCTTAATGTATGCCACACCCTTCGATCGGTGGCTCCAAGCGGCCACGTCCTCCTCTTGGCTCTTTCGGTCCCACGGGACAGGTGATCAAGAACCCTTGGTGCAGCGGTGCGTGCGGGGTTCGGTATTGTATCGaaaaggagagagaaagagagctcGCACCAGCGATCCTCGTTTGAAGATTTGGATCATTAGCATACCAGACAGCACTCGTGGACAATGatcaaagtgtttttaaatcaaaattgaGTATGTAgacaaaaatgtttcaaggACCTGGTGAACTTGTCCCCGGTTTAACAGTTTAATTTTACTTCACTTTGAAAATTTGAAGTATTGCCCacataattcaattttcctcaatTCTATTATAATAaggtaaataattttttttatattcgaCATTTAATTGACCACTACGATACCCATGGTGCTCGAGCAGGGAGAAAAAGCTCGGCCGTTTATGTTCgtaccgacgacgacgatgtggTTCGATGAACTCGATCGTTCGGTCCGGTGTGCGTGCCGCCCTGAGAACGAGCTGCAAGAAGGACGTCCCAAAAGGAAGACGCGAGGACCCGCAACACTTACAACCGCGGCATTTTACAACGTCTTGGGGCTGGGCGTTGTTGCTCTCCGTCTTTTTTGTAGGTCATTGGCACAACGCGTGATCTCGTGACGCGCCGCTTCGGCCTCTCGGCGGGCGACTTCGGCGGCCGGTGGCTGCGCGACAAGTGCGCCTCGATCGGTGGCTGCGGGCGGCTTAAGAACCCAGGCTGTTGAGGCCGCTGGCGGTCCGTCGCTGCTGTTTGGAAACTTTCCCCTAAATCAATAACCGGGAACGGGGTTCGATGGCACCGGGTGTGGGGTGGTTGTGGGTGGTTTTTGGGAGGCCTTGGGCGACATTGATCCAACGGGAGGAACGATTTCTTTACAATGGGAGAAAGTGTGGTTATGGAAGAGATAACAACGGTCCGAGTCGGGGAAAGAATCTCACGAACCCAGATGAATACAAGGTGATggaagtaaattgaaaatgtttgccagatatgatgaaataatgatatgaaatttgttttcttcctccttATTTAGAGGGGATTGCTTATTGGaaccaaaacatatttaaattagTTTAGTTATGTGTACTATTGTGagaattttgaagaaaaatggtttAATCGGTTCACTTGAAGGAAAATGGTGTCATACGTATTGCTTATAcaaaaataatctttttaaTATTCATCTAGTGTTGAACAATTCAGTTCATTCCTAAACATTATGTAACCCTCCGCTGGAATACAGTATGTTCGGAAACATTTAATGTAACGAAAAGTTGCTCACAATGTTTCATAAAACATTGCATAGCAgtaaagcgacgaacccgtttCCGAGCGGTGAAGCTTTCCACGATCACTTGGACGCTTTCCCCGACCTTGGACAGCTTTCGAATAATCTCGTTGGTGTTTTGGTTCCGTGCTTTCGTCTGCAGAAGCTCGCAGCAGCCGCCTGAAGAAGATGCTGCTTCCTCTGCTGCTGGCCCTGAAGCTGAAGATGGCCGTCGTCCTGCCCATCCTGCTCGCCGTCGTGAAGTTCATCTCGCTCAAGGGACTGATGGCCGGTCTGATGGCCCTGAAGTTCTCCAGTAAGTCGGCTTAAGCTAGCTTTTTGGTACAGTTGGTTTTTAAATCTCGCAAACCCCCGTTTTTCCCTTGTCCCGTCCGCAGTCTTCACCGTCCTGAAGGATCTGTTCGCGAAGAAGCAGGAGCGCGTGACCACCGCCTACATCACCAGCGCTCAGCCCGTGAACGCCGAGATCGTCCACCAGGACTGGCACCGCAACGGACAGGCCCCCGCTCACGAGCTGGCCTACGGAGCCTACCCGTACGCGACCCTGGCCTAAGGCCCATCCAACCCCTGCTATGAGGTCCACCCAACGGTGCAGCCTTCATACCTCCAACCAAAAAACGGCGCCCGCCTTCGCGCCTTTGCGTGAAGTGCGTGCCGCCCCCCTCGACGAGCcttatttatttgttacttttaataatttattgatCACCCCGACCCGACGCACCACGCATTCCGGCGAATGTTGCTTCCGGCGCGCCGGATGACACCGGATGATGTGTAAATAAACGCAACAGGCAAATGAAGAATTGAGTTTTCTGGCGCACCGAGCGCCGCGGGCGATGATGAGAAAATTAGGCATTATGATTGGATCAAACGCAAACACGCGAAGGCTCGCTGGCCTTAGATGAACGTTGAAAGATGAACGGTACCGTTGTCGTCGCAGTTAGCCGTAACGGACGTGGTCCGTGCGGGCACATGCGGAGTGAAAAGTCGGGCCAGCATTACGCATGACCCAATTGGGCGCGTTGTGCACTTCATCGATCACCGCTCGATCATTCATTGCGCCTCCATCGTTGCGGGAAGGCATGGTTTGGCGGcgatgattttctatttgcgCTCTGGGACAAAGCGTGGAACATAttcgacgaaaacaaaaaaaaagaagcaggTCATTGCCAATGACGTTGAAATATgttgtagtattttttttcgcaaatcgGTTCTGTAAAATGATCAGCAAATGTACAGTTTCGGGATGCATTTGATACAGGTAAAGCGTGTTGATTAATAATCAAATCAACAAATATGGCATAATGTTTTAGATTAGAAACCACTTGAAAGATTTATTTGCCGATTCAAGCAATGAGAGTCTACCATAGCCATaccaaataatttaaaaaccgttgaaatctgttttggaaatgtttttgATCGATTCTATGTTTAAGGGTGTTTCCTTCTAAGATTCCCCAGTTCCCACATAGAGATTAAACGGTAATGATAAGGGTAACCTTCTTGCTTGTCTATTCATGTTTAGTAGTTCAAGTGATCAAGtggcagccgagcggtagcgccggttagaaaatcggcccatgagcgtcggggctcaccacctcgacggcgtcggttcgaatcctaaccgagaccggaccctcccctgtacgagaggactgactatccacgtacaacagagAAACAAGTCTCGCAAGCCcctaacgggcaggcatgaccaagaggtcgttacgccaagaagaagaagaagaagttcaagaGATCTGGGGGCCGAATAATCAATTCAAAAAATTTGGCAAATCTTCGAAATCTCTTCTATAGATTCAACTGGTTTGGATATTGCAACGCAAGTGCCTGTTGTCCTTGCTCCATGGATATTTTTGACGTTTGGAAATCCTGCAAATGCCAGGAACAAATTTGAATATTGAACTAAAATAGGAGAAatttcttagtttttttcCCGGGCTTTCTCGATTGATATAAATCAAGTTTATAAGGCGGTaaagctttgttttgtttgtttttgtatgtttgttggtttttgttgttttgttgtcgtattttttggatttttttgtttgtttgtttgaaaaatttgttgaattttaattttgggtttatttttattattctgcaACAAAGTTGCTCGTTTTACGAAATGAGTTTGTGAATTTACatttgaatgaaagaaaattaagaATATGAAAATCGATCATGCAAGAACAATCCAACTTATctaaattgtgttttgattttaatatCAGGTGCCGTGGTTTTTGGACAAAATAGAAGAGATTATTGCACTAACGTGAATTGAAGAAAACAGTGTAAAGATTTCATTAAAGAAAAGTAACATTCTCATAACTTTTTGAGGATAGTGGGAAtggattagcaaaagtaatgtCCTGCACATTTCCAAATATAGTAATTTTGCTGaacatttattattacttttttcattttccaatatTTTACGGTTGTCAATTTTAGATCGACTATAAcaaagttttaattaaaaagtaacaaaatgtACATGTTTGATTGGCtcaaagaaaattatgttcGTGAAAAATGATTGGAATGTTATTGATGGTTGCGAATGCAATAAAGCTTTCAAATTCAGGCTTTTGACAAGGAAAAACTATCAAcggaattaaaaatatgtatgtaGTTTAATCTAAAcagaagttttaaaatttttgcatgtttttggggGTAAGGGCATTAAATGGTCCAAGGCAGCTTTGATGTTTCCATCGGGTTAGAATACTGGAAATAATTCAGATTGAAACTTCAAATTGAAGCCCTAATTGAATCCTTGGTCAAATAGTCATACAACTTGCTTTTCCTTATACTGTTTGGTAATTAACAGTtggtaattttttaatttttatcatcAAATACATCCCTCTGATGGTCTTTAATTTACCAATAggtatttgatattttttaaagtttataCAGGTCCAACGTTTAAACCATGGTCTGAGATAAGGGTTTTGTAATTGAAAGGGTAATGTCTCCACAATCCTGTGCAGTGGGTTACTCgagatttgatttgaaaattcaaCCACTGGAAAAGCGTATGCAACTTTGGGCAACCTAATGTGTCCCCCTCTCCGCCCGTGAAAGTTCCTTTGTCGAACGGGAGGTAGAACATTCGGCTAATGGTCGTGTAATCGGCTGTCCAATTGCTCGTCAACCGCTGCCGAACCGGCACTGCTCCACATCTAACTGGAAACGGATTCaatcgaaagggaaaatttcTCCGGTACGCTTCACTAACCCAATGAGCTGACCCGTTTCCGCGCTGCGGACGGGGATTTGTGCTCGAAATTTGCGTCGCATCGTCCCGCCTCGGTACCCGAAGCCGAAAAACCTCCAGCCTAGAGCAGCAATTTCCCTCCCGAACGGTCTGCGGGCTTAACCACTTTTCGCTGGCGGTGTCCCGCCGGGCGCACACCGCGCTCCAGCACCGCTCCAGCAGATCTAATTGAACCGCGAAAATCTCGATCATTACCTCTCTATTACTCTCCACCGAAAGTTTCTCTCGGTCTGTCACCAGCCGGTTCGGGCGTCGCGCAAGGCCAAGATCAAGGCACAGGTGTCTCCCGGGCTAAGTGATCGCGTAGCGAACCTAATCATGCGTTAAACAAACCTCGGCGAAAATGCGTCCACGGCTCGCAGCTCGCAGCTCGTCCGGGGGGGTTTCCCGGGCATTCCGGAGTGTGTTTCTGATTTTCCTGCCCATTTCGGTTTGGCCTTTTTGTGCTGCCACCGGGCTGGCATCA
This window harbors:
- the LOC131288376 gene encoding uncharacterized protein LOC131288376, which codes for MAVKRCFLVAALAVVAFGAVAYADSKEETELIGVINEIDSESRFPLFGGLAVERSADYEVRAFGARSNEDLAERAVRYLASHTLKFSVPTEENTVEEARSSRLKKMLLPLLLALKLKMAVVLPILLAVVKFISLKGLMAGLMALKFSIFTVLKDLFAKKQERVTTAYITSAQPVNAEIVHQDWHRNGQAPAHELAYGAYPYATLA